A region of Bradyrhizobium sp. SZCCHNS1050 DNA encodes the following proteins:
- a CDS encoding sugar ABC transporter ATP-binding protein gives MSGPILEMRGVSKSFFTIKALHKVDLTVYAGEVHALMGENGAGKSTLMKILSGAYRPDPGGEIRIEGRPVRIEGPMGGRNAGISIIYQELSLAPNLTVAENIYLGRELSQSGLLARSAMREGVGPILDRLGADFTASTLVAELSMGQRQLVEIARALHARSKILIMDEPTTSLSAGESEKLFALIRQLRAEGLAIIYISHRMDEVYALGDRVTVLRDGRLVGSLDKPEIRADSIVRMMVGRDVSSFYKKDHDPHAKRDRAVLSAVDLGDGHRVKNCSLTVHAGEVVGLAGLIGAGRTELAHLIIGAAPKTTGHIELDGEKVSIDTPRDALDAGIAYLTEDRKALGLFLDMSCADNINLAVIGRDAKPGGILDRDKARARADEAFSALGIRAPNPGVTVGGLSGGNQQKVLLSRLLATAPKVLILDEPTRGVDVGAKSEIYSIIDNLAKSGTAILVISSDLPEILGICDRVLVMREGHLAGELQQSATSPITQEDIMALATGTEHVDA, from the coding sequence ATGAGCGGTCCGATCCTCGAGATGCGCGGGGTGTCGAAGTCATTCTTCACCATCAAGGCCCTGCACAAGGTCGACCTCACCGTCTACGCCGGCGAAGTCCATGCGCTGATGGGCGAGAACGGTGCCGGCAAATCCACGCTGATGAAGATTCTCTCCGGCGCCTATCGCCCGGATCCCGGCGGTGAGATCCGCATCGAGGGCCGGCCGGTGCGCATCGAAGGGCCGATGGGCGGCCGCAACGCCGGCATTTCGATCATCTACCAGGAGTTGTCGCTGGCGCCGAACCTGACGGTCGCCGAAAACATCTATCTCGGCCGCGAGCTGTCGCAGAGCGGCCTGCTCGCGCGCAGCGCGATGCGCGAGGGCGTCGGACCGATCCTGGATCGGCTCGGCGCCGATTTCACGGCCTCCACCTTGGTGGCCGAGTTGTCGATGGGCCAGCGCCAGCTGGTGGAGATTGCCCGCGCGCTGCATGCACGATCCAAGATCCTGATCATGGACGAGCCGACCACCTCGCTGTCGGCCGGCGAGAGCGAGAAGCTGTTCGCGCTGATCCGCCAGCTCCGCGCCGAAGGGCTCGCCATCATCTACATCTCGCATCGCATGGACGAGGTCTATGCGCTCGGCGACCGCGTCACCGTGCTGCGCGACGGCCGGCTGGTCGGCTCGCTCGACAAGCCGGAGATCCGCGCCGACAGCATCGTCCGCATGATGGTCGGCCGCGACGTGTCGTCGTTCTACAAGAAGGACCACGACCCGCACGCCAAGCGTGATCGCGCGGTGCTCAGCGCTGTCGACCTCGGCGACGGCCATCGCGTCAAGAATTGCTCGCTGACCGTTCATGCCGGCGAGGTGGTCGGCCTCGCCGGGCTGATCGGCGCCGGACGCACCGAGCTCGCGCATCTCATCATCGGAGCCGCGCCGAAGACGACCGGACACATCGAGCTCGACGGCGAGAAAGTCAGCATCGACACGCCGCGCGATGCGCTCGATGCCGGCATCGCCTATCTGACCGAGGACAGGAAGGCGCTCGGGCTGTTCCTCGACATGTCCTGCGCCGACAACATCAACCTCGCCGTGATCGGACGGGACGCGAAGCCCGGCGGCATTCTCGACCGCGACAAGGCGCGCGCACGCGCCGACGAGGCGTTCAGCGCGCTCGGCATCCGCGCTCCCAATCCGGGCGTCACCGTCGGCGGCCTGTCGGGCGGCAATCAGCAGAAGGTGCTGCTGTCCCGCCTGCTTGCGACCGCGCCGAAGGTCCTGATCCTGGACGAGCCGACCCGCGGCGTCGATGTCGGCGCCAAGTCCGAGATCTATTCGATCATCGACAATCTCGCCAAGTCCGGCACCGCGATCCTGGTGATCTCGTCCGACCTGCCGGAAATTCTCGGCATCTGCGACCGCGTGCTGGTGATGCGCGAAGGGCATCTGGCCGGCGAGCTGCAGCAGAGCGCGACATCCCCCATCACCCAGGAAGACATCATGGCGCTGGCCACCGGGACGGAGCACGTCGATGCCTGA
- the xylB gene encoding xylulokinase — MYLGIDLGTSSVKTIIVDDTQRVVASRSHALTMDVPRPGRAEQDPAAWIGAVFATLDALKADHPGALAAVDAIGLSGQMHGPVLLDAATNPLRPCILWNDGRSERECAALEQRWPALRTITGNKAMPGFAAPKLMWIAAHEPEIFAATRLVLLPKAYVRLVLTGDAIEDMSDASGSLWLDVTRRDWCDEGLAATGLTRAQMPRLVEGCAPAGRLRSNLAERWGMTKRPAFAGGAGDNPAGAIGIGAVRPGATFITLGTSGAVISPVDAVTANPERVVHTFCHAIPAMWLQAGAMLSAASCLAWVARLLGASETELLAPLGAGPAAPSPVSFLPYLSGERTPHDDPHVRGLLDGLSHATDRNAIVQAVLEGVAFALADCRDALTETGLVIAKADAIGGGSRSDLWLAILANVLGIPVHRLAEGETGAAFGAARLARLAVTGEDIGAVCTPPARVRTFAPDVALSAAYAERRPRWRQLYRRPS; from the coding sequence ATGTATCTCGGCATCGATCTTGGAACATCCTCGGTCAAGACGATCATCGTCGATGACACGCAGCGCGTCGTTGCGAGCCGCAGCCACGCCTTGACGATGGACGTGCCGCGACCGGGCCGGGCCGAGCAGGACCCCGCCGCATGGATCGGCGCGGTGTTCGCCACGCTCGATGCGCTGAAGGCCGATCATCCCGGCGCGTTGGCGGCGGTGGACGCCATCGGCCTGTCGGGTCAGATGCATGGCCCGGTGCTGCTCGATGCCGCGACGAATCCGTTGCGGCCCTGCATTCTCTGGAACGACGGCCGGTCGGAGCGCGAATGCGCTGCGCTGGAGCAGCGCTGGCCCGCCTTGCGCACGATCACCGGCAACAAGGCGATGCCCGGCTTCGCCGCGCCGAAGCTGATGTGGATCGCGGCGCACGAGCCCGAGATCTTCGCGGCCACGCGGCTGGTTCTGCTGCCGAAGGCCTATGTCCGGCTGGTGCTGACGGGCGATGCGATCGAGGACATGTCCGATGCGTCCGGCTCGCTCTGGCTCGATGTCACCAGGCGCGACTGGTGCGACGAGGGCCTCGCCGCCACCGGCCTCACCCGTGCGCAGATGCCGCGCCTCGTCGAAGGCTGCGCGCCGGCAGGCCGGCTGCGCAGCAACCTCGCGGAACGCTGGGGCATGACGAAGCGTCCGGCCTTCGCGGGCGGCGCCGGCGACAACCCGGCCGGCGCCATCGGCATCGGTGCTGTCCGGCCGGGCGCCACATTCATCACGCTCGGCACGTCCGGCGCCGTGATCTCGCCGGTCGACGCCGTCACGGCCAATCCCGAGCGCGTCGTTCACACCTTCTGTCATGCCATCCCGGCGATGTGGCTACAGGCTGGCGCGATGCTGTCGGCGGCCTCATGCCTCGCCTGGGTCGCGCGGCTGCTCGGCGCGAGCGAGACCGAGCTGCTCGCCCCGCTGGGCGCGGGCCCCGCCGCGCCGTCGCCGGTCAGCTTCCTGCCCTATCTCTCGGGCGAGCGCACGCCGCATGACGATCCCCATGTCCGCGGCCTGCTCGACGGCCTGAGCCACGCCACCGACCGCAACGCCATCGTCCAGGCGGTGCTCGAGGGCGTCGCCTTCGCACTGGCCGACTGCCGCGACGCGCTGACGGAAACCGGGCTCGTCATTGCCAAAGCGGATGCGATCGGCGGCGGATCGCGCTCGGACCTTTGGCTGGCGATCCTGGCGAATGTGCTCGGCATTCCCGTTCATCGGCTGGCCGAGGGCGAGACCGGCGCCGCCTTCGGCGCGGCGCGGCTGGCACGTCTTGCCGTCACCGGTGAGGACATCGGCGCGGTCTGCACGCCGCCGGCGCGCGTGCGGACCTTCGCTCCGGACGTCGCGCTGTCGGCAGCCTATGCCGAGCGGCGGCCGCGCTGGCGACAGCTCTATCGTCGGCCGAGCTAA
- a CDS encoding glucose 1-dehydrogenase: MEPSDQPAERASRLVGHYALVTGATQGIGRAIAVRFAEEGAHVAINFGGPSPSGDETLALVQAASAAHGHGSRDHVAVKADIGVEAEIAEMFETVLKRWPRLDCLVNNAGFQRESPSEALDVDTYRKILEVNLNGAVLCARHALAHFVTRGGGNIINTSSVHQIIPKPGYLAYSISKSAMAGLTRTLALEFAGRGIRVNSVGPGAVDTPINAAWTGDPAKRAAVESHIPMGRVASPEEIAGVFAFLASSEASYITGQTIYACGGITLFGEFRDNWAS; encoded by the coding sequence ATGGAGCCATCTGACCAACCAGCCGAACGGGCGTCGCGTCTCGTCGGACACTACGCGCTGGTGACGGGCGCAACGCAAGGCATCGGCCGCGCGATCGCGGTGCGGTTTGCCGAGGAGGGTGCGCATGTCGCGATCAATTTCGGCGGCCCGTCGCCGTCCGGCGACGAAACCCTGGCGCTGGTGCAGGCCGCCTCAGCCGCGCATGGTCACGGCTCGCGTGATCACGTTGCCGTGAAGGCCGACATCGGCGTCGAGGCCGAGATCGCCGAGATGTTCGAGACGGTGCTGAAGCGCTGGCCCCGGCTCGACTGCCTGGTCAACAATGCCGGCTTTCAGCGGGAATCGCCCAGCGAGGCGCTCGACGTCGACACGTATCGCAAGATCCTCGAGGTCAACCTCAACGGTGCCGTGCTCTGCGCGCGTCACGCGCTGGCGCATTTCGTCACGCGCGGCGGCGGCAACATCATCAACACCTCAAGCGTGCACCAGATCATTCCGAAGCCCGGCTATCTCGCTTATTCGATCAGTAAGAGCGCGATGGCGGGCCTCACGCGGACCCTGGCGCTCGAATTCGCCGGGCGCGGCATCCGCGTCAATTCGGTCGGGCCGGGCGCCGTCGACACGCCGATCAACGCGGCCTGGACCGGGGACCCGGCCAAGCGCGCGGCGGTCGAGTCCCACATTCCGATGGGGCGGGTGGCGAGCCCGGAAGAGATCGCCGGCGTGTTCGCCTTTCTCGCCTCGTCCGAAGCGAGCTACATCACCGGACAGACGATCTATGCATGCGGCGGCATCACGCTGTTCGGCGAATTCCGAGACAATTGGGCGAGCTGA
- a CDS encoding GGDEF domain-containing protein: MHRLDPDIRRDLAHLLYSSMPLVGTISAAAVVIGSVMAWVARDPGYAAITVVLLVIGALRVLKLRMFAARFDRLDHDAIIRWERLYGLGAAAFGLAVGALSARAFQIGDGPGIWMCFGLSMAFCVGIVSRVSPWIVMTSSAVLLIPTVVACLMQPEPVYRMGAGMVVLFWITLRGTSYRLTAAFTERITAQQALARQALRDFLTGLPNRAAFIAALGRCDRPVAIIAVDLDGFKLVNDRFGHQAGDELLCQVGARLQDCLGETGLAARFGGDEFMLLLPAVERDAALAFAQAAVTALSQPFTLAGTRVQIGASAGILVTEDRQADTEALLDQADRALYAAKRAGGQRWCWADDHMAVAVACTASSEAPTLALAD, encoded by the coding sequence ATGCATCGATTGGACCCGGACATTCGTCGCGATCTCGCGCATCTGCTGTACAGCTCGATGCCGCTGGTCGGGACGATCTCGGCCGCCGCCGTCGTGATCGGCAGCGTGATGGCCTGGGTTGCGCGCGATCCGGGCTACGCCGCGATCACGGTGGTGCTGCTGGTGATCGGCGCCCTTCGTGTTCTCAAGCTACGGATGTTCGCCGCGCGCTTCGATCGGCTCGATCACGATGCGATCATTCGCTGGGAACGCCTCTACGGCCTCGGCGCCGCCGCCTTCGGTCTGGCCGTCGGTGCGTTGTCGGCACGCGCGTTTCAGATCGGCGACGGGCCCGGCATCTGGATGTGCTTCGGCCTGTCGATGGCCTTCTGCGTCGGCATCGTGTCGCGGGTCAGCCCATGGATCGTCATGACCTCCTCGGCGGTGCTGCTGATTCCGACCGTGGTGGCTTGTCTGATGCAGCCCGAGCCGGTGTACCGGATGGGCGCCGGCATGGTGGTGCTGTTCTGGATCACGCTGCGCGGCACGTCGTATCGACTCACGGCCGCCTTCACCGAGCGGATCACGGCGCAGCAGGCCTTGGCGCGGCAGGCGCTGCGCGATTTCCTCACCGGCCTGCCGAACCGCGCCGCGTTCATCGCCGCGCTCGGCCGGTGCGATCGCCCCGTCGCCATCATCGCGGTCGATCTCGATGGCTTCAAGCTCGTCAACGACCGGTTCGGCCATCAGGCCGGTGACGAGCTGCTGTGCCAGGTCGGCGCACGTCTGCAGGATTGCCTCGGCGAAACGGGCCTGGCGGCGCGGTTCGGCGGCGACGAATTCATGCTGCTGCTGCCCGCGGTGGAACGTGACGCCGCTCTCGCGTTCGCGCAAGCGGCGGTGACGGCGCTGTCGCAACCCTTCACGCTGGCTGGAACGCGCGTTCAGATCGGCGCCAGCGCCGGCATCCTGGTCACCGAGGATCGGCAGGCGGACACCGAGGCGCTGCTCGACCAGGCCGATCGCGCGCTCTATGCGGCCAAGCGTGCCGGCGGCCAGCGTTGGTGCTGGGCCGACGACCACATGGCCGTTGCCGTCGCATGCACGGCGAGCAGCGAGGCGCCGACGCTGGCCCTCGCGGATTAG
- a CDS encoding acyclic terpene utilization AtuA family protein, with amino-acid sequence MRSIRIGAGAGYSGDRIEPAVELAAKGGLDYLVFECLAERTIALAQQARMKDPAAGYDPLLAARMQAVLPICRANNVRIVTNMGAANPVAAAEATRTIARRLGLTGLKIAAVTGDDVLEPLKTADVVLDTGDTIRALGNRVVSANAYVGAGAIAEALAAGADVVITGRAADPALFLGPLIHEFGWALDDWDRLGQGTVVGHLLECAGQITGGYFADPGAKDVPDLARLGFPIGEVREDGELIVTKVAGSGGCVTPATVKEQLLYEIHDPEQYFQPDVVADFSQVTVEELGPDRVRVVGGRGRPKTGLLKTSVGYLDSYIGEGQISYAGPGAVTRGHLALDVVRERLALTGVAVNELRCDLIGLNALHGDDRAQGAEPYEVRVRVAGRTETMAEAIRIGNEVETLYTNGPAGGGGAWKSAREVIAVASCLVAEDAPQLCVGMLTA; translated from the coding sequence ATGCGGAGCATCAGGATCGGCGCCGGAGCGGGCTATTCCGGTGACCGGATCGAGCCTGCGGTGGAGCTCGCGGCGAAGGGCGGCCTCGACTATCTCGTGTTCGAGTGCCTGGCGGAGCGCACGATCGCGCTGGCGCAGCAGGCGCGCATGAAGGATCCGGCCGCCGGCTATGATCCGCTGCTGGCGGCGCGCATGCAGGCCGTGCTGCCGATCTGCCGCGCCAACAACGTCCGTATCGTCACCAACATGGGTGCGGCCAACCCGGTCGCCGCGGCCGAAGCCACCCGCACCATCGCGCGCCGGCTTGGATTGACGGGGCTGAAGATCGCGGCCGTGACCGGCGACGATGTTCTGGAGCCGTTGAAGACAGCGGATGTCGTGCTCGACACCGGTGACACGATCCGGGCCCTCGGCAATCGGGTCGTCTCGGCCAACGCCTATGTCGGGGCGGGCGCGATCGCGGAGGCGCTCGCGGCCGGCGCGGATGTCGTGATCACCGGGCGCGCCGCCGACCCGGCGCTGTTTCTCGGACCTCTGATCCACGAGTTCGGCTGGGCCCTGGATGATTGGGACCGGCTCGGGCAGGGCACCGTCGTCGGTCATCTGCTCGAATGCGCCGGACAGATCACCGGCGGCTATTTCGCCGATCCCGGAGCGAAGGATGTTCCCGATCTCGCCCGGCTCGGCTTTCCGATCGGCGAGGTGCGCGAGGATGGCGAACTGATCGTGACCAAGGTCGCGGGCTCCGGCGGCTGCGTCACGCCGGCGACCGTGAAGGAGCAACTGCTCTATGAGATCCACGATCCCGAGCAATATTTCCAACCCGACGTCGTGGCGGATTTCTCGCAGGTGACCGTCGAGGAGCTTGGTCCGGACCGGGTCAGGGTGGTCGGCGGTCGCGGCCGGCCGAAGACGGGACTGCTGAAGACCTCGGTCGGCTATCTCGATTCCTATATCGGCGAGGGGCAGATCTCCTATGCCGGCCCTGGCGCGGTCACGCGCGGCCACCTTGCGCTCGATGTCGTCAGGGAGCGCCTCGCGCTCACCGGCGTGGCGGTGAACGAGCTGCGCTGCGACCTGATCGGGTTGAATGCGCTGCATGGCGACGATCGCGCACAGGGCGCCGAGCCCTACGAGGTGCGCGTTCGTGTCGCCGGGCGGACCGAGACGATGGCGGAGGCGATCCGCATCGGCAACGAGGTCGAGACGCTCTACACCAATGGCCCGGCAGGTGGCGGCGGCGCCTGGAAATCGGCGCGCGAGGTGATCGCCGTCGCCTCCTGTCTCGTTGCCGAGGATGCGCCGCAGCTCTGCGTCGGCATGCTGACAGCCTGA
- a CDS encoding GMC family oxidoreductase yields the protein MYDVIVVGGGSAGAVVAARLSEDPRTRVLLLEAGADWRADDAPWEIVTPNPIPIIHDRAFQEKWQWPQLMSRRVAGQDMRFYWRGKGLGGSSMMNGQIAIRGVADAFDEWAANGCTGWSAKEVMPLFSVIEDDLAFGDREGHGRGGPLPVTRAPPDTWGPIDRGLRDAALASGYRWCDDLNGPDGEGVACYPINSRAGRRISTNEGYLEPARGRPNLEIRGRALVDRLLISDGRATGVRVHVEGEGVKNVAAREVVLCAGAIHSPAILLRSGIGPATDLLEMGIAVVRDLPVGRHFFDHPLFRTTIQLREALRPTDRDTRHTNCCVTYSSGLAGGGKRDMILIAFNHRGIGVPGAIGAGLFNAFSRGTLRLASTDPSVDPIVEENMLADPRDVARMRDAVKRLAVITVQPALRDIADWIRLGDTEFTLPQAAALPEAELDALLRQVTGDIQHAAGSCRMSGFDDGDGVVDPDGRVKGIAGLRVADASIMPSDCRANTHFTTVVIGEAIARMMRERL from the coding sequence ATGTATGACGTCATTGTGGTCGGCGGCGGCTCCGCGGGAGCGGTCGTCGCTGCACGCCTGTCCGAAGACCCCCGGACGCGGGTCCTGCTGCTCGAAGCCGGCGCGGACTGGCGCGCGGACGACGCGCCGTGGGAGATCGTGACGCCGAACCCGATTCCGATCATCCACGATCGCGCCTTCCAGGAGAAATGGCAGTGGCCGCAGTTGATGTCCCGCCGCGTCGCCGGGCAGGACATGCGTTTCTACTGGCGCGGAAAGGGGCTGGGCGGCAGCTCGATGATGAACGGCCAGATCGCGATCCGCGGCGTGGCCGATGCATTCGATGAATGGGCGGCCAATGGCTGCACGGGATGGTCAGCCAAGGAGGTCATGCCGCTGTTCTCGGTGATCGAGGACGATCTCGCATTCGGTGATCGCGAGGGGCACGGTCGCGGCGGCCCGCTTCCAGTCACTCGCGCACCGCCTGACACATGGGGCCCGATCGATCGTGGCTTGCGCGATGCCGCGCTGGCGAGCGGCTATCGCTGGTGCGACGATCTCAACGGGCCCGATGGCGAGGGTGTCGCCTGCTATCCGATCAACAGCCGCGCCGGCCGCCGTATTTCCACCAATGAGGGCTATCTCGAGCCGGCCCGCGGCCGTCCGAACCTCGAGATCCGCGGACGGGCGCTGGTCGATCGGCTGCTGATCAGCGACGGCAGGGCGACCGGCGTGCGCGTCCACGTCGAAGGTGAAGGCGTGAAAAACGTCGCGGCGCGCGAGGTCGTGCTGTGTGCCGGCGCGATCCACAGCCCCGCGATCCTGCTGCGCTCGGGTATCGGCCCTGCGACCGATCTGCTGGAGATGGGAATTGCGGTCGTGCGTGATCTTCCGGTCGGCCGGCACTTCTTCGATCATCCGCTGTTCCGCACCACGATCCAGCTCCGCGAGGCGCTGCGTCCGACCGACCGCGACACGCGCCATACCAATTGCTGCGTCACCTACTCGTCGGGCCTCGCCGGCGGCGGCAAGCGCGACATGATCCTGATCGCGTTCAACCATCGGGGCATCGGCGTGCCCGGCGCGATCGGCGCCGGACTGTTCAACGCCTTCTCGCGCGGTACGCTCAGGCTCGCCTCGACCGATCCGAGCGTGGATCCGATCGTCGAAGAGAACATGCTGGCCGATCCGCGCGACGTGGCGCGAATGCGGGACGCGGTGAAGCGGCTGGCCGTGATCACGGTGCAGCCCGCGCTGCGCGACATCGCCGACTGGATTCGCCTCGGCGATACGGAGTTCACGCTGCCGCAGGCGGCTGCGCTGCCCGAGGCCGAGCTCGATGCGCTGCTGCGGCAGGTCACCGGCGACATCCAGCATGCGGCGGGGAGCTGCCGCATGAGCGGATTCGACGATGGCGACGGCGTGGTCGATCCGGACGGCCGCGTGAAGGGCATTGCCGGCCTGCGCGTCGCCGATGCCTCGATCATGCCGTCCGATTGCCGCGCCAACACGCATTTCACCACCGTCGTGATCGGCGAGGCGATCGCGCGGATGATGCGAGAGCGCCTGTAG
- the ggt gene encoding gamma-glutamyltransferase, whose protein sequence is MASHTRRIADFTCEKQPATGSRGMVVTNHPLASSAGAEMLMRDGNAIDAAVAALFALTVVEPMMVGILGGGLSHIRLADGRHIVLDGLSTAPRRATPGMYDPVSDEITLARETRGRRNVAGALAVAVPGALKGWCEALSRFGRLPLAEVMAPAIRLAEHGFIASPYLNDCVRLVADDLARDPHLSTLFLPGGEPVRPGTRVIQTDYAASLRLIAEQGPDALYGGPLGIALADYMADNGGLIDASDLAAYKVIERAPIRGHYRGHEIIGPPPPSSSGVHIVQMLNILEGFDVGGLGFGSADGVHVLAEALKIAFADRAVATADPAFVDVPVERLTSKAYAAQRRAQIDMSRARSFGPGLAPTESANTTHVTVADAEGNVVAATQTINGLFGACVQIPGTGMTANNYMYNFDPHPGRALSIQPGKRVFTSMAPMMALRDGRLRYALGLPGGLRIFPSAFQALVNLIDHGMSLQEAVEAPRLWTQGGVLELEPAFPDHVARELAARGHEIKREPVVAGGMNAIAFGDDGTLTGAACWRADGTPIAISGGRARAGLRFAIT, encoded by the coding sequence ATGGCTTCGCACACACGGCGCATCGCCGACTTCACCTGCGAGAAGCAGCCGGCGACGGGCTCGCGCGGCATGGTGGTGACCAATCATCCGCTCGCCTCCAGCGCCGGTGCCGAGATGCTGATGCGTGACGGCAACGCGATCGATGCCGCGGTCGCCGCACTGTTCGCGCTGACGGTGGTCGAGCCGATGATGGTCGGCATTCTCGGCGGCGGGCTATCGCACATCCGCCTTGCGGATGGACGGCACATCGTGCTCGACGGATTGAGCACCGCGCCGCGGCGCGCCACGCCAGGAATGTATGATCCGGTCTCCGACGAGATCACGCTGGCGCGCGAGACCCGCGGCCGCCGCAACGTCGCAGGCGCGCTCGCGGTCGCCGTGCCCGGCGCGCTGAAGGGATGGTGCGAGGCCCTGTCGCGCTTCGGCCGGCTGCCGCTGGCCGAAGTGATGGCGCCGGCGATCCGGCTCGCTGAGCACGGCTTCATCGCTAGTCCCTATCTCAACGATTGCGTGCGGCTGGTCGCGGACGACCTCGCGCGCGATCCGCATCTGTCGACGCTGTTCCTGCCGGGCGGCGAGCCCGTCAGGCCAGGCACGCGCGTGATCCAGACCGACTATGCGGCATCGCTGCGGCTGATCGCGGAGCAAGGACCGGACGCTCTCTATGGCGGGCCGCTCGGGATCGCGCTGGCCGACTACATGGCCGACAATGGCGGGCTGATCGATGCGAGCGACCTCGCCGCCTACAAGGTGATCGAACGCGCGCCGATCCGCGGCCACTATCGCGGCCATGAGATCATCGGCCCGCCGCCGCCCTCCTCCAGCGGCGTGCACATCGTGCAGATGCTGAACATCCTCGAGGGTTTCGACGTCGGCGGGCTCGGCTTCGGTTCGGCCGATGGCGTGCACGTGCTTGCCGAAGCCTTGAAGATCGCCTTTGCCGACCGGGCGGTCGCCACCGCCGATCCCGCTTTCGTCGACGTGCCGGTCGAGCGGCTGACGTCGAAGGCCTATGCCGCGCAGCGGCGGGCGCAGATCGACATGAGCCGGGCCCGGAGCTTCGGCCCGGGCCTTGCGCCGACGGAGTCCGCCAACACCACCCATGTCACGGTCGCCGATGCCGAGGGCAACGTCGTCGCGGCGACCCAGACCATCAACGGCCTGTTCGGCGCCTGCGTACAGATCCCGGGCACCGGCATGACCGCCAACAACTACATGTACAATTTCGATCCGCATCCGGGCCGCGCGCTGTCGATCCAGCCGGGCAAGCGCGTCTTCACCTCGATGGCGCCGATGATGGCGCTGCGCGACGGCCGCTTGCGCTATGCGCTCGGCCTGCCCGGCGGCCTGCGCATCTTTCCCTCGGCCTTCCAGGCGCTGGTCAACCTGATCGACCACGGCATGTCGCTGCAGGAGGCGGTCGAGGCGCCGCGGCTCTGGACGCAGGGCGGCGTGCTCGAGCTCGAGCCGGCGTTTCCCGACCATGTGGCGCGGGAGCTCGCCGCACGCGGGCACGAGATCAAACGCGAGCCGGTCGTGGCCGGCGGCATGAACGCGATCGCGTTCGGCGACGACGGCACGCTGACAGGAGCCGCGTGCTGGCGCGCCGACGGCACCCCGATCGCGATCTCCGGCGGGCGCGCCCGCGCCGGGCTTCGCTTCGCCATCACGTGA